GAGTATAAAAATGTTTTTTTTTTTAAATACAAAAAATTTAATTAATTTAATAACATTAATTATTTTGGAATTAATTCTAGGCATTGATAATATTGTTTTTATTTCTATTTTATCTGAAAAATTACCATCTTCGCAAAGAAATAAAGCGCAATATACAGGTTTAATTTTAGCTTTGTTTATGAGAATTATTATCTTATTATCATTTGCTTGTATAGTATCTTTTGAGACTATTGTTATAAAAAACAATTTTTTTTCTTTTTCAATACGTGATTTAATATTATTTTTTGGAGGTTTTTTTTTATTATTTAAAGCAATCATAGAATTATATGAACGTTTAAAACATTTAGAAGAAAAAAAAAATACACAAAAAAAATCTCCTAAATTTTGGTCTATTGTAATTCAAATTGTAATTTTAGATGCCATTTTTTCTATTGATTCAATTATTACAGCTGTTGGTATGGTAAACAATATTTCTCTTATGATCTGTGCTGTCACTATTTCTACTATATTAATGTTATTTATTTCAAAAATGATAACAAATTTTATTCGTCTACACCGTACTATTATGATTTTATGTTTAAGTTTTTTGTTAGTAATCGGTTTTAGTTTAATCTTAGAAGCTTGTGGAATTAAAATTCCAAAAGGATATTTATATGTTATTATTATATTTTCTTTAAGTATTGAATTTTTTAATCAAATTGAAAAAAAAAACTTTTTGAATCATCAATCAAAAAAACCTATACGTGTACGTACAGCAGAAACTATTTCTAAATTAATTTTTGGAATAGAAGAAAAAAAAAATATACATCAAAAGAAAGAAGATACTAAAAAAAAAAAATATAATCATTCTATTCACAAGACATCTAAATTAATTAAACCGTTTAAAGATGAAGAAAAATATATGTTAACAAGCGTATTAATGTTAGCAGATCGTTCAATTAGAAGTATTATGACTCCTAGAGTAGAAATTTCTTGGATTAATTTAGATCATTCAAATGAAAAAATTAAAACGCAATTACTAGACACTCCTCATAATTTATTTCCAGTATGTAAAGGAGAATTAGATGAAGTTATAGGCGTAGTTCTTGCTAAAGAATTATTAAATGAAATTTATAAAAATTCTAATTTATATGTTTTTTGTCAAAAAAAACCTCCAATTATTATTCCTGACACTTTAGATCCTATTAAATTATTAAGAGTCGTAAGACATTCTAAAGGTAGTTTAATTTTAATTAGTAATGAATTTGGATTTATTTTAGGACTTATTACACCGGTAGATATTTTAGAAACAATTGCGGGAGATTTTCCAGATGCTGATGAAACTCCAGATATTATACATGAAAAAAATAGTTTTTTAGTGAAAGGAACAACAGATTTATATACTTTAAAACAAGTTTTAAAAATTAAAAAATTTGTAAAAAATGAAAATTATATTTCGTTAGCTGGATTATTAATTTCTCAAACAGGAAAATTTCCTATTCCAGGGGACAAAATTTATATTTCTTCTTTTTGTTTTGAAATTATTGAATCAACAAAATATCAAATTAAATTAGTACGTGTTAAGAATATCAATTTTAAAAACAATTAAATTAAAATTTAACTATATGAAAAATCGTGATGAAATCAAATTTGACAATACTAGCTATTGAAACTACTTTCGATAATTGCTCTATAGCATTATTACATAATAATGTTTTGTATCAAAATAAAAAACTATGTTTTCAACAACATGAAAAACATATTTTAAATATGATCACTAAAATTTTAAAAAAATCAAATATTAATTTTAAGCATATACAAATAATAGCATATAATGAAGGTCCAGGAAATTTTACAGGAATACGAATTTCTACAATTGTTGCTAATGCGTTATCAATGAGTTTAAATATTCCTATTTTTAATTTTTCTACTTTTCAAATCATATCTGAACAAATTTGGTTAAAATATTTTATTAAAAAAATTTTAATAAAATTAAAAATTTCTAAAAATTATATTTTTATTGGTAAATTTTTTAGAAACATAAAAAATCAATGGATTGGAACATATCAACAATATACATCTAAAAATATCGACAAAAAATATATTTTAAATAATTTATTTACAGGTCTCTGGGCTATTGTAGGTTTTATGCCAATTGAAAAAATACAAAAAAAAGAAACAAAATTTTTACAAATAAAAATTAAAAATATACGAGCACAAGATATTATTTCTTGTGTATTATCTAAAATAAAAAATATACAATATTTTGAAAAATTTTACAAACATCCTATATATTTAAAAAATACTATATTATCTAAAAAATAAAAAATTATTTTGATAAAAAAATATTTAATTCTAAAATAGAAACATTTTTATGTCTTTTTTCACATTGAATTTTAACCATATCTGGTGTGATATTTACATATTTAGAAATAACATGTAATAATTCATTTTTTAATTTAGGAAAATAATCAGGTTCTTGATCATATTTTTTTTGTTCTGCAATAATAATTTGCAAACGTTTTTTAGCTACTGATGCTGTTTTTTTTTGTTTAGATAAAAAAAAATTTAAAATTGACATATTTATCTCCGAAATAACCATTGTAAAAAACTTTTTTTTTTATATTTTATAAAACGAAATGGAACGTTTTTTCCAATCAAGCGCTGTACAGTATCTTGATATGCTTTTCCTGCATTAGAAGAAGAATTTAAGATTATGGAAGTCCCTTGATTGGAAGATCTTAAAACAAAATTATCTTCAGGAATAATCCCTATTAATGGTATTCTTAAAATATCTAATACATCATCTTTACTTAACATATCACCATTTTTTACTTTTTTAGGATTGTAACGAGTTAATAATAAATGTTCTTTAATTGGCGTTTTTTTCATTTCAGCTCGTTGAGATTTCGAAGCTAAAATTCCTAAAATACGATCAGAATCTCTTACTGAAGAAATTTCTGGATTAGTAATGATGATTGCTTCATCTGCAAAATATAATGCTAAAAGAGCTCCTTTTTCAATACCTGCTGGAGAATCACAAATTATAAAATCAAAATTCATATCTTTTAATAAATTTAAAATTTTTTCTACTCCTTTTTTTGTTAAAGAATCTTTATCTCGAGTTTGAGAAGCAGGTAAAATAAATAAATTAGGAGTTTTTTTATCACGAATTAAAGCTTGTGTAATTATTGCTTCTTCATTAATTACATTTAAAAAATCATATACTACACGTCTCTCACAACCCATTATTAAATCTAAATTTCTTAATCCTATATCAAAATCTATTACTACTGTTTTATAACCTAATATTGCTAATCCGGTAGCTATAGAGGCACTGGAAGTTGTTTTCCCAACTCCTCCTTTTCCAGATGTAACCACAATAATACGAGACATTTATATAAACTCCTTTAATAAAAAATATATAAATTAAAAATTTTGAATTATTATTTTTTTTTTTTTTAAAAAAATTTTTACCATTTTGTTAATATATTTTTTTGAATTATTTTCTAAAATTAAATATTCTCCAGCAATAGAAACTAATTCAGCGCATAAATGAGAACAAAAAATTTGACTAGTAACGTCCCCTTTAGCTCCTGCTAAAACTTTCCCACGCATAACACCATAAATATGAACATTTCTATCGGAAATAATTTCAGCGCCAGCACTCACATTACTTTGAATAATAATATCAACATTTGGAAAATAAATTTTTTGACCTGATCGTACAGGATTCGTAATAATTTGAGTTTTTAATTCATTTTTTACACTTTTAGAAATTTTTTGTGTATAATTAAATATTGGAGAAGAAGAATAAAAATGTTCTTTTCCTTCTAACAAAACTGGAATTCCTGATTTTAATAAAAAATTTTTTACATGGATGTTATTACATCCACTTACACCAATAACTAAAAATCCTATAGAAAACATCATATTTTTAATTTCTTTCCAATTAATAGAATATGATAATTTTGAAATATTTAAAATAATTGGCGCATACTGAAAAAATTTAGGAGATTTTTTAATAATTTTTAGTAATTTTTTTTTTAAACAATTAAGAGAAATATTTTTTAAATAAATAACTGTAATTGTAAAATTTTTACCTTTCATAACTATAGAATTTTCAGACATTTTTAAACTCAACGTACGAAAAATTTATCATAAATAGATTTTATTAAATATAATTCATATAATATTTTTTAAAATTATTTTCATTTAAAAAAATAAATATAATTATTTTTAATTATTATTAATATTAATATTATATAGGTTTATATAATTTTATATGAATACAACAATAAATATTGTACAAAAATATCGTAAAGAAAATAAAATTTTGTTTAATAATATAAATTTCAATAAAACATCCAATATAATTTTTTCAGGATATTTAAATAATTTAACAACTGATATATTTAATTTAAAGAAATATACATTATATTCACAGAAATGTCATATTTTTCAAATATTTCCTAAAAATATACATAAAAACATTATATTTAACACATATCGTATAAAACAACAAATTAAAAAATATAAAATTCTTATTTATTTTTGGTCAAAAAATAAAAAAGAAAATGTTTTTGAATTAAATTTTTTATTTTCTAAATTACAAAAAAAATGTAAAATTTATATTATAGGATCTAAAAAAAGTGGTATTAATAGTATTGTAAAATTATTTGTCAAAAAAATAAATTTTTATAAAATAGATTCTAAATCTCAATATTATTTATATTTTGGAATCCTTAAACAATCAATTAACTTTTGTCAAAAAAAATTTTTTAAAATACATTATTGGAAAAATTTTAAAATTTTTCATTTACCTGGTGTATTTGGTTATAAAAAAATAGATGAAGGTAGTCTTTTATTAATTTCAACATTTAAAAAAAAAATACATGGAAAAATATTAGATTTATGTTCAGGATCTGGAATATTAAGTGTTGCATTATTTCAAATTAATAAAAAGATAAAATTATACTTAAGTGATATATCTAAACATGCATTATATTCAAGTAAAAAAACACTTTTAACAAATAAAATACCAGGAATATTTTATACAAGTAATATGTTTTTTAATATTTTTGAGAAATTTGATATGATTATTTCAAATCCTCCTGTACATAATGATTTATTCTTAAATTTTTCAATTCTTTTTGAACTTATTAAAATTTCTAAAAAATTTTTAAAAAAAAAAGGAGAATTACGAATTGTGATTAATACTTTTGTATCATGTGATTTTTTATTTAAAAAAAACTTTAAAAAATATAAAATATTAAAAAAAAATAAAAAATATAAAATCTATCAAGCTTATAAATAAAAAAATTAAATAATATATACCCAGAGCGGGACTTGAACCCGCAAGACTATTTTCAAGTCGAGGGATTTTAAGTCCCTTGTGTCTACCAATTTCACCATCCGGGCTTTAATAAAATTTTTTTATAATTTTTTTATAAAGCGCATCCCGGAATCGAACCGGGTTACACGGATTTGCAATCCGTTGCATAACCAATCTGCCAACGCGCTTTTTAATTTTTTATAAAAAAAATTTTTAGGAGGAAGAGAGATTCGAACTCTCGAATAATTTCTTATTGGCGGTTTTCAAGACCGCTGCCTTCAACCACTCAGCCATTCCTCCAAATTATTCTTTAATAATAAAATATTTTACAGAAAAAAAATAAATTGTAAAGAAAATTATTTTATTTTTTATATATATTAAAAAATTTTATTCGAATAATTTAAAATGTTATTTTTTTTCTTGGTAATGAAGATATTTTTATTACTACTCTACGGTCAAATTTAAAAGAATTTTTTAAATTTTTAGTATTATGTATTATAGAATTTGTTTTTTGACTAAAAAAACTTGTGCTTCCTAAACCGCGAACAAACATTTTTTTTATTGGAAAATTATTTAAATGTAAAAAATCTGCAACAATTTGAGCACGTTTTTCAGATAATTTTTTATTTTCTTCTGGAAGACCTAATTGATCTGAATACCCAGTGATTTCAATAAATTTCTGATTTAAATTATATTTTTTTATTTGTTTGACTAAATTTTCTAAAATATTTTTAGAATTTTGAGACAAAGTAAAACTTTTTGAAGGAAATAAGATAGTTTTTTCAAAATTAGGATTTAAAAATTTTTTATTTTTATACTGAAGATCATTAACTATATTTTTTTTATGCGAAATATGATTCGATAAAATAGGTCGAAAAGTATTTATGTGAGTATTTTTCACATTAGATTCAAAATTATTGAAATTCCAAGATATACCCACATTACAACAACCCCATACAGATTTTTCTAAAGGAGCAAAACCATCTTGTAAAATTTTTTTGAAATTATAATCAAAATGTAAATTAGTATTTGGATTAAAGAAATAATCTAATCCTACTGCTAATACAGGACGAATATTATATTGTGGTTGAATATTTTTCGAAATAGCTTTTAAAGAATCTGTTTTTACAGGAGTCGGAACTACTTCTGGAGTAGGAGTAGTAACAACTGGTTGTTGTGGTGTTTGTGGTTCTGTTACTTCTTTCGGAGTTTCACTTCCACCTTCATTTTCTGCTGCAGGTTGGTCTGAAGATTCAGTCGCGCCTTCATTTTCTGCTGCAGGTTGAGCTGGAGCTTCAGTCGCACCTTCATTTTCTGCTGCAGGTTGAGCTGGAGCTTCAGCAGCTGGAGCAGCAGCTTGAACTTCCGGAGTTGGAGGAGTAACAGGTTTTTCTACTACTACTGGCTCTTTTATTTCTGATTGTGTTGGTTTAATTGAATTGTATACTTCATAAGAAGTACCAATACGTGCATAAGCATTTAAAGATGAAGATAATGGAATAGAAAATTTAGCTGTTCCATTTAAATCATAATTATATATATCTGGGAAATCAAATTTTAAAAATGGTAACATTTTTCCTGAAACATTACTTTCCATTTGAAAACTCAAATAAGGATTAAATTTATATCCTACAAAACCTCCTAAATTAAAATCTCTAACGCAATTAAAAAAATTAGAAATTTTTATTACTTCTTCTTTTTCTTGGATCTTAACTGAAGACTCTATAGGCAATATGTTGTTTTTTATTCCAACATACCAATAATTATGATTCGATGTTTCAACTGCTGAAACAGGAGTCATCATACTAGACATCATAATAACAAAAAAAAATAGTATTTTTTTCATAAAAGAACTCATAATTTAAAAATGTTAAAATATATAAATCTAAATATTATAATTTGATCGTAATTAATGTTCTCAATATATTTTATATTATTTCATAATTTCAAAAAATTGTTTAATTTTTTTTAAAAAAATATTTTTTATATATAACGTTTATATATATAATTTTGAATTTCTAATTTTTAATTAAATTATTAATGTGTTATTTTATAATAAAAATGTTGTAAATTAATACCTGTAACTTTTAATGATAATAAATATATACTACTACTACAAATACCAACTAATAAAATTCGTATTATTCGAATAAATATATTTCCAGCATGCCATGAAGGTATAAAATATAAAATAAAATATGAAAAAATAGCCATAATTAATGTTGACAAAAACACTTTCCATAAAAAATTTAACCATCCTGGTTGTGGACTATAAATTTTTGTTCTACATAATGCAATAAATAATAAAATAGAATTAATCCATGCTGAAATACTAATTGATAAAGCTAATCCGGATTGTTTTAAAAAAAATACAAAAATAGCATTAAAAATTTGTGTTACAACTAAAATTATAAAAGAAATTTTCATTGGAGTAACAACATTTTTAATAGAATAAAAAGCTGTCGATAATACTTTAATTGACATTAAAGCAATAATTCCAGAAGTATAACACAAAAGAATTTTTTGTGTCATTATAGTATCAAAATCAGTAAAATGTCCATATTCAAATAAAGAAATAATTAAAGGTTTAGAAAAAATAAATAAAAATGCAGTACCGGGAAAAGATAACAACACAGAAATACGTAATCCCCAATCTAATAATTTAGAATATTCTAAAGTAGAATTTAAAGTGTGATGTTTAATTAATTTAGGAAAAATTAATGTACTCACAGATACTCCTAATACTCCTACTGGAAATTCCATTAATCGATCTGCATAATATAACCAAGAAATAGATCCTGAATTAAATAAAGAAGCAATAATACTATTAATTACTAATGAAATTTGACCAGCAGCAACACCCAAAATAGCAGGAGAAATACGTTGTAAAACTTTTTTTAAACCTTCATTTTTATAATTTAATTTAGGCAATATTAAAATCTTTTTAGAATACAAAGTAGGAATTTGATATCCAATTTGCAACATTCCTCCGATTATAATACCCCATCCTAAAGAAGTAATTTGAGGATTAAAACATGCTGGTTTAAAAAATGTGCTTAATAAAGTAAAAAAAATAATACTAAAATTTAATAAAATAGGTGAAAATGAAGGTAAAAAAAAACAATCATAAGTATATAAAATTGATGAAATAAAAGAAGATAAAGAAACTAAAAAAATATATGGAAAAATAATTTTAAATAATTGAATTCCTAACTGTAATTTATTAATATCTTTTGAAAAACCTGGAGATGTTATTAATACAATTGAGGACGGAAAAAATATTCCTAACATTACAAAAAATCCTAATAATAATAATAATACCCCAAACATGGTAGCAATAAAATTTTTAATAGTTTTTTCATCATATCGTGTTTTATATTCAGATAAAACTGGAATAAAAGCTTGCGAGAATGCTCCATCTGAAAAAATTCTACGTAAAAGATTAGGAATTTTAAAAATTGAAAAAAATACATCTGTTTCTACGGAAGCTCCAAATGTATAAGCAATTAAAAAATCTCGAATAAATCCTAGAATACGACAACTTGACGTTATAATACTAATTGAAGCTAAAGATTTCAAAAGATTCATTGTATATAACCTTGGTCACTTTTTACTTTTGAGAATAATAGCATAATTAATTATACAATTTAAAATATAATCATTATGCATCTTATATAATATATTAAAATCAATTTTTTTATAATATATTTTTTTAATAAATTCAAGAATTATATTTAAAATATTGTTTTTATAAAAAAAAATATAAAATATATATAATAAATTTTTAATTATATTGAAAAAATTTTTAAAAATATTAATTTTAAACAATATATAATATATTTTTTTAAAAAATATAATCTTTTTAAGATTCAATTTATTTTTTCAAAAATTATGTAATTTTTATAATTTTTTTTTTAAAAATTTTATATGGTCACTATTTAAAAAAATTAAAATTTTATTTTATTAAGAATATTTAATACGTTTCTTTATTTCATTTTTTATAATTTATAAAATCTATAAAATTTATAAAAATTTTTAAAAATATAACAAATTATATTTTTAATATCTACTTTTATTTTTAAAAAATTTTTTTTATTATAAAAATATATAAATTTTTTTATCTTTTCTTAATTTTCCATATAAAATTTTTTTTTTATTAAACATTACTTTTGTTTCTTGATTTATTTTAGAATTTTGTAAAGATTTTCCAAAAATTTTTATAATAAATCCTTTTCCATGTATCATAATTGGAACTATGTCTCCAGATTTTATAAGCCAAACAGATTCTAAATTTTGATACGAAAATGGTTCATAAATTGACATTTTTTGTTTTAATTTTTTATTTAAAATTTTTTTGATATCAAGAATAGAAGTAGCAATTGTATGTTTAATATTTAAATATTTTTTTGTAATATCAGATTTAGAAACAATAGTTCCACTTTTTAAAAATTTAGAAGCCACAAAATATTTATGTAGTGTAGAATTATGATTGATATTTTTTTGTTTTAAAAAACTCTTATTTTTTTTCTTCTTTAAAGGAAAACTCTTATTTTTTTTCTTCTTTAAAGGAAAACTCTTATTTTTTTTCTTCTTTAAAGGAAAACTCTTATTTTTTTTCTTTTTTAAAAAAAAACTCTTATTTTTTTTCTTCTTTAAAAAAATTTTTTTTTTAGAAATTTTTAAGTTATTAAAGAAATCTTTTAAATTATTTTTATTCTTAATTCGATTTACAAAAAAATTTTTCGATAATATATTAGAACTATATAATATATTTTTTTCTTTTAAAAAAAAATTTTTATTATTTTCTATATTTGATATAGGTAAAAAAAATATTTTAAAAATTTCTAATAATAAAAGAAAAAAAAATTTAAATAACATAACATCTCCTTTTTAAAAATTTTTTTTATAAAAAACATTATATAAAATATTGAAAAATATAAATATATTTTTTTTAATATATTTAAAGAAAAAAACAATTTACTATTTTTTTTTCTAAAGATAAAATTATTTAATTTTAATTTTTTAATTGAGAAAAAAAATGTTATCACATCTTCAAAAATTTTTTGAATTAGATAAAATAGCATTAGAATTATTAATTTATCAACAAAAACTTATTTTATCTAATATAACGAATATTCAAAGAAAAAAATATGTTTCAAAAAATATAAATTTTAAAAAAGCTTTTATAGAAGCTGTTAAACAAAGACAAAAAGATTTTAATAATTCTAATTTTAAAATTGACTATTCTAAAATTGTTATTGAAAAAAGAAAAAATATCCCTAATTCTAAGAATATTAAAAATAATAAAAATTTAGATATAGAACGTATTGAATTTTTAAAAAATTCTATTTTATATCAAAAACTTTTATCAAATATAAAACAAAGAGAACACATTTTTTTAAATGCAATTGGAGTTATTAAATAATTATGAATTCTTTATTAGATTCTTTTGATATTGCTGCATCTTCTTTAATTGCGCAATCAGAACTAAAACGTATTAATATTAAAAATTTAGCTTATTCTGAGAGTTTAATAAAAAAAAATAATGGGTCATATGAACCTTATACTCCAGAAACAGCAATTGTTAAATTTCTTCCAATTAATAAAAATGAAAAAAATATTGGAGGTATATACATAGAAAAAATTATACAAAAAAAAAAACCAATAAATTTTATTTATCAACCTAATAATGTATTAGCTAATAAAAAAGGATACATACCTAATAATAATACTACTCCTTTAAACGAAACAATTAAAAATATTGATATTTCTTTACAATATAAAATGAGTGTTGAAATTTTAAAAACTATTAAAAATTTAATTTTGAAAACATTATCATTATATGAAAACTAATTTTTAAAAAAGGAGATTATATGAATTTTAGTAATCTGAAGAAAATATTCCAAATGTATAATAAACATATTAATATAGTAAAAAAGAAAAAATTTTTAAAAAATAAAAATACTATTCGAACTCAATTAAATTTTTTAAAAATTTTATCTTCAGAACTAAAAAATCAAGATCCAACTCAACCAGTAAAAAATAGTCAATTAATATCTCAAATTACTCAAATGCAAATTAATGACAGAATTCAAAAAATCCATTATAATACTGAAAAAATATTAAAATGTATCCAATCAAATTCATTATCAAATTTATTAAATACAAAAAATAAACAAACATTATTTAATAATAATCAAGATAACAATATAAAAAAAAAAAAATTCCAATTTTTTTAAAAATGTACAAAAATTTTAAAAAGTTAATAAAAAATATTTTTAATACTAATTATTAATTAGTATGTTTAAAAAAATAATAAAATAAAATTAATAAAAAATTGATATAATAAATTTTTATAATTAATTTTTTATTTTATAAATGTATTTTCTTTTACTTACAGTGAGTTTAAAAAATGAACAAAACATTAAAAACTATTTTACAATCTGCAAACAATAATTTACAAAAGCAAAAAATTTTTTCTAATAATATAGCAAATATTTCAACACCTGGATTTAAAGAACAATATGTATATCAAGTGCAAAAGAAAAATCATAATAAAGACATACAAAATGTTAACCAAGTATTCGTTAATTTAAAACGTGGAAATTTTAAAAAGATTGATAATTCTAAATATCTAACTACCAAAAAAAATAATTGGATTGCTGTTTTAGATACAGATTTAGATATCGCTTTTATGCAAACAGGAAAATTAGAATTAAATAAAAAAGGAGAATTATTATTAAACAAATTACCAATTTTAAATGTTAATGATGAAACTATTATTTCTCCAACCCATAAAATGCCAAAAATTTTATCTGATGGAAAAGTTGTCTTAAATTTTAAAAAAAATAATAAATTATCACAAAAATTTTTAGGACAAATAAAAGTATTAAAATTTTTACCAGAAGATTTATTATATATTAATCATGGAAAATATTTTCTAAAAGATACTGGAATGATTAAATATACACAAAACCAATTACGTCGTTTTGG
The sequence above is drawn from the Buchnera aphidicola (Tuberolachnus salignus) genome and encodes:
- the flgC gene encoding hypothetical protein (with FlgF and B makes up the proximal portion of the flagellar basal body rod), yielding MNSLLDSFDIAASSLIAQSELKRINIKNLAYSESLIKKNNGSYEPYTPETAIVKFLPINKNEKNIGGIYIEKIIQKKKPINFIYQPNNVLANKKGYIPNNNTTPLNETIKNIDISLQYKMSVEILKTIKNLILKTLSLYEN
- a CDS encoding flagellar hook capping FlgD N-terminal domain-containing protein; this translates as MNFSNLKKIFQMYNKHINIVKKKKFLKNKNTIRTQLNFLKILSSELKNQDPTQPVKNSQLISQITQMQINDRIQKIHYNTEKILKCIQSNSLSNLLNTKNKQTLFNNNQDNNIKKKKFQFF
- a CDS encoding flagellar basal body rod C-terminal domain-containing protein, with product MNKTLKTILQSANNNLQKQKIFSNNIANISTPGFKEQYVYQVQKKNHNKDIQNVNQVFVNLKRGNFKKIDNSKYLTTKKNNWIAVLDTDLDIAFMQTGKLELNKKGELLLNKLPILNVNDETIISPTHKMPKILSDGKVVLNFKKNNKLSQKFLGQIKVLKFLPEDLLYINHGKYFLKDTGMIKYTQNQLRRFGIDTPEITDELEESNVNITENLINMMASVRNFESNMKTISTEQENEEKSNTLLNGVL